A genomic window from Populus nigra chromosome 7, ddPopNigr1.1, whole genome shotgun sequence includes:
- the LOC133700034 gene encoding aspartic proteinase-like isoform X2, with translation MGVNLKAIVGFVFLSFLLFAVVSSASNDGLLRIGLKKVKLDKNNRIAARLDSKETLRASIRKYNLCGNLGESEDTDIVALKNYLDSQYYGEIGVGSPPQKFTVIFDTGSSNLWVPSSKCYLSVACYFHSKYDSGKSSTYKKNGKSAEIRYGSGSISGFFSNDAVEVGGLVVKDQEFIEATKEPSITFLVAKFDGILGLGFKEISVGDAVPVWDNMIKHGLIKEPVFSFWLNRNAEDEEGGEIVFGGMDPNHYKGKHTFVPVTRKGYWQFNMGDVHIGDKPTGYCASGCAAIADSGTSLLAGPTTIITMINQAIGASGVVSQQCKAVVSQYGEAIMDLLLSQALPKRICSQIGLCTFDGTRGLSIGIQSVVDEGNDKSSGVLGDAMCPACEMAVVWMRSQLKQNQTQDRILDYVNQLCERMPNPMGESAVDCESVPSMPTVAFTIGGKEFELAPEEYILKVGQGSAAQCISGFTALDIPPPRGPLWILGDIFMGRYHTVFDSGKLRVGFAEAA, from the exons ATGGGAGTGAACTTGAAAGCAATTGTGGGGTTTGTGTTTCTTTCATTTCTGTTGTTTGCTGTTGTATCATCCGCGTCGAATGATGGTTTGCTTAGAATAGGATTAAAAAAGGTGAAACTTGATAAGAACAACCGAATTGCTGCACGGCTTGATTCCAAAGAGACCTTGAGAGCTTCTATTAGGAAGTATAATCTTTGCGGTAATCTTGGAGAATCCGAGGATACTGATATTGTTGCATTGAAGAATTATCTGGATTCTCAGTACTATGGTGAGATTGGTGTTGGCTCCCCTCCTCAGAAGTTCACTGTGATCTTTGACACTGGTAGCTCCAATTTGTGGGTGCCATCATCTAAGTGCTATTTATCG GTTGCTTGTTACTTCCATTCCAAGTATGACTCTGGAAAATCAAGTACCTACAAGAAGAATG gaaAAAGTGCTGAAATTCGCTATGGCAGTGGATCTATTTCTGGTTTCTTCAGTAATGACGCTGTCGAAGTTGGTGGCCTGGTTGTGAAAGATCAG gaATTTATTGAGGCAACTAAGGAGCCTAGTATCACATTTTTGGTGGCCAAGTTTGATGGTATATTGGGACTTGGGTTCAAAGAAATTTCAGTGGGAGATGCTGTGCCTGTCTG GGACAACATGATTAAACATGGTCTTATCAAGGAACCAGTATTTTCTTTCTGGCTTAACCGCAATGCAGAGGATGAAGAAGGGGGCGAAATTGTATTTGGTGGGATGGACCCGAATCATTACAAGGGCAAGCACACTTTTGTTCCTGTGACACGGAAAGGCTATTGGCAG TTCAACATGGGTGATGTCCATATTGGTGATAAACCAACTG GGTATTGTGCCAGCGGTTGTGCAGCAATTGCAGATTCTGGAACTTCCTTGTTGGCAGGTCCAACG ACTATAATTACCATGATAAATCAAGCCATTGGAGCCTCTGGAGTTGTTAGCCAGCAATGCAAGGCTGTTGTTTCACAATATGGGGAAGCCATAATGGACTTGCTACTCTCTCAG GCACTGCCAAAGAGGATTTGCTCTCAAATTGGACTTTGCACGTTTGATGGAACCCGTGGCTTAAG CATTGGCATTCAGAGCGTGGTGGATGAGGGCAATGACAAGTCATCTGGTGTTCTTGGTGATGCTATGTGCCCTGCTTGTGAAATGGCAGTTGTCTGGATGCGAAGCCAGCTGAAGCAGAACCAGACACAAGATCGTATATTGGACTATGTGAATCAG CTTTGTGAACGTATGCCAAACCCAATGGGAGAATCAGCTGTTGACTGTGAAAGTGTTCCTTCCATGCCCACGGTTGCCTTCACAATTGGAGGCAAAGAGTTTGAGCTCGCTCCAGAGGAG TACATTCTCAAGGTTGGCCAGGGTTCAGCTGCCCAGTGCATCAGTGGCTTTACTGCTTTGGATATACCTCCTCCTCGTGGACCTCTCTG GATACTGGGAGATATTTTCATGGGTCGTTACCACACTGTCTTTGATTCTGGAAAGCTAAGAGTTGGATTTGCAGAGGCAGCTTAA
- the LOC133700034 gene encoding aspartic proteinase A1-like isoform X1, translating to MAKTLKNLHIQQPRLKVTLPKIPSSFAWSIVGLYKLTGVNMGVNLKAIVGFVFLSFLLFAVVSSASNDGLLRIGLKKVKLDKNNRIAARLDSKETLRASIRKYNLCGNLGESEDTDIVALKNYLDSQYYGEIGVGSPPQKFTVIFDTGSSNLWVPSSKCYLSVACYFHSKYDSGKSSTYKKNGKSAEIRYGSGSISGFFSNDAVEVGGLVVKDQEFIEATKEPSITFLVAKFDGILGLGFKEISVGDAVPVWDNMIKHGLIKEPVFSFWLNRNAEDEEGGEIVFGGMDPNHYKGKHTFVPVTRKGYWQFNMGDVHIGDKPTGYCASGCAAIADSGTSLLAGPTTIITMINQAIGASGVVSQQCKAVVSQYGEAIMDLLLSQALPKRICSQIGLCTFDGTRGLSIGIQSVVDEGNDKSSGVLGDAMCPACEMAVVWMRSQLKQNQTQDRILDYVNQLCERMPNPMGESAVDCESVPSMPTVAFTIGGKEFELAPEEYILKVGQGSAAQCISGFTALDIPPPRGPLWILGDIFMGRYHTVFDSGKLRVGFAEAA from the exons ATGGCTAAAACCTTAAAGAATCTACACATTCAACAGCCTAGATTAAAAGTTACCCTTCCAAAGATACCAAGTAGCTTTGCTTGGTCTATTGTGGGTCTTTACAAGTTGACAG GTGTAAACATGGGAGTGAACTTGAAAGCAATTGTGGGGTTTGTGTTTCTTTCATTTCTGTTGTTTGCTGTTGTATCATCCGCGTCGAATGATGGTTTGCTTAGAATAGGATTAAAAAAGGTGAAACTTGATAAGAACAACCGAATTGCTGCACGGCTTGATTCCAAAGAGACCTTGAGAGCTTCTATTAGGAAGTATAATCTTTGCGGTAATCTTGGAGAATCCGAGGATACTGATATTGTTGCATTGAAGAATTATCTGGATTCTCAGTACTATGGTGAGATTGGTGTTGGCTCCCCTCCTCAGAAGTTCACTGTGATCTTTGACACTGGTAGCTCCAATTTGTGGGTGCCATCATCTAAGTGCTATTTATCG GTTGCTTGTTACTTCCATTCCAAGTATGACTCTGGAAAATCAAGTACCTACAAGAAGAATG gaaAAAGTGCTGAAATTCGCTATGGCAGTGGATCTATTTCTGGTTTCTTCAGTAATGACGCTGTCGAAGTTGGTGGCCTGGTTGTGAAAGATCAG gaATTTATTGAGGCAACTAAGGAGCCTAGTATCACATTTTTGGTGGCCAAGTTTGATGGTATATTGGGACTTGGGTTCAAAGAAATTTCAGTGGGAGATGCTGTGCCTGTCTG GGACAACATGATTAAACATGGTCTTATCAAGGAACCAGTATTTTCTTTCTGGCTTAACCGCAATGCAGAGGATGAAGAAGGGGGCGAAATTGTATTTGGTGGGATGGACCCGAATCATTACAAGGGCAAGCACACTTTTGTTCCTGTGACACGGAAAGGCTATTGGCAG TTCAACATGGGTGATGTCCATATTGGTGATAAACCAACTG GGTATTGTGCCAGCGGTTGTGCAGCAATTGCAGATTCTGGAACTTCCTTGTTGGCAGGTCCAACG ACTATAATTACCATGATAAATCAAGCCATTGGAGCCTCTGGAGTTGTTAGCCAGCAATGCAAGGCTGTTGTTTCACAATATGGGGAAGCCATAATGGACTTGCTACTCTCTCAG GCACTGCCAAAGAGGATTTGCTCTCAAATTGGACTTTGCACGTTTGATGGAACCCGTGGCTTAAG CATTGGCATTCAGAGCGTGGTGGATGAGGGCAATGACAAGTCATCTGGTGTTCTTGGTGATGCTATGTGCCCTGCTTGTGAAATGGCAGTTGTCTGGATGCGAAGCCAGCTGAAGCAGAACCAGACACAAGATCGTATATTGGACTATGTGAATCAG CTTTGTGAACGTATGCCAAACCCAATGGGAGAATCAGCTGTTGACTGTGAAAGTGTTCCTTCCATGCCCACGGTTGCCTTCACAATTGGAGGCAAAGAGTTTGAGCTCGCTCCAGAGGAG TACATTCTCAAGGTTGGCCAGGGTTCAGCTGCCCAGTGCATCAGTGGCTTTACTGCTTTGGATATACCTCCTCCTCGTGGACCTCTCTG GATACTGGGAGATATTTTCATGGGTCGTTACCACACTGTCTTTGATTCTGGAAAGCTAAGAGTTGGATTTGCAGAGGCAGCTTAA